One bacterium genomic window, ATCCTATCCCAATCCAGCAAATAATGCCTGCTATATCCCATTCAAACTAGCAAAGGATGCTAATGTTTCCCTAGAAATCTATAACATCCTCGGACAGAAGGTTCGGACAATAGAGCTAGGACAAAAACCCAAAGGCTCA contains:
- a CDS encoding T9SS type A sorting domain-containing protein; translated protein: SYPNPANNACYIPFKLAKDANVSLEIYNILGQKVRTIELGQKPKGSYTQKDRAIFFDLKNNAGQNLSSGLYFYKIKADDFSAIKSLVIR